The following DNA comes from Nitrospira sp..
GAAAACGCCAAGATCGTCTCAGCTTGGACGTGGATTGGAATCTCAGGGAGAATAATTATTCTGCTCACGGAATCGCCTTGTTGCGAGGCCTTCGCATTATCCGTGCATTGACTCTCGCCGATGCGGCTCGTAGGGTGAGTGTATGGCGGTGTGAGTGACGCCGACTGTCCCATCCCTCGCGCATCCCGTCTATTTTTCTTTTCTGCGCGTCTGATTCCCCGGTCTCCACCGCTTCTAGAAAGACGGTTCCGTTTCTTTCCTTCAATTTGGGTAGGCGTGGGTGCGTCGAATTCCGCGGTTGTTGTGCGGTCGACATCTGTCCGGCGGCAGAGCACCCAGGCGCACGATAGGGAAACGAGACCGGGGCAATCGTCAGCTGCGCTTCAGTGAGCGGGCCCGGCATGAAGCGCCATCAAGGGCCCTACACAATCCGACCGAGGAGGAAGAAATCATGAGAATCCAGTTATTCGTGAAGCAACTTGTTTTGACGGGATGTCTGGTGATGAGTGCGATAGTGCCGACGGGCGAGGGCCAAGCGGCAGATCCCCGGACGACGTCATCGGCCGCTCCGCTCGCGACGGGCGAGATGAATGTCATGGCATCGGGCTCAGTGGAGGACACACTGAAATTGTGTTTGGCGAGAATTCCCAAGGATGCGAGTGCCGGACAGCGACTCTTGGCCGAACAGAGCTGTCAGGGGGCAGAGCGGACAAGAAGTACGAGCCAAGGCGCTTCCCAGTATTGAGAGCTTGGTAAAAAGAATCGGAAGTCCTTCTGCAGCCCCTGAAGGGGCTGCGGATCGGCTCGGTGACGGTCCGATTTTTGGAGAGCAAGTGGCGGGGCATGCGGTAAACGCTTTTCTGCCATGCCGTCATCTGATGGGGGGTATTATGAAATGTCCACGTTGTCAGGGCCTGATGATCATTACTTCGATGAACGAGCCGTTTTGTGCCGACGCGGTGGTGGGGTGGCGCTGCCTGCTCTGCGGTGAGGCAACGGATCCGGGAATCGAAGCCAATAGAGCGGTCCCTCCTCCGTCGGTTCGAACCCGGGCGCGGGTACCCGGATCGACGGTCGCGAGGGGCGGACGAGCAAGAAGCTGAGAAGTCCAGAGGGGGCGAACGATGCGAACATGGCGAGACATTGGGCCGGAATTGTCGCTGGGGTTCTACCTGGTCGCGTGGGTGGTAGCGTTGGCCCTCACGTATGTGCAGTCGCGATAAGTCCGAAGTGCCTGGCTACCGTGAACGCGACCGGTCCGGCGCACGGAAATGCAGCGGGTCTCTGAGACTCTGGAGCTCCCGATAATAGTAGAAGGCAGTGGGTCGTCTCGTTCCGAATCGCAGGGCGCGCAGAAACGCAATCTCTTCCTCGGTCGCTTCCCCGCTCAGTGACGCATCCTTTAGAAACTCAGTGAGTCCAGGTTCCTCCTCTGTGGATGCCGCGGGACCCTTCTCGATAAACTCAAACCGCTTCTGGTGGCCGGGAGCGATGCGGCGATTGAGCACGACTTCAATACAGAAGGTCGCGAGGTCGATGTCCCAGGATTCAATCATGGGATCCAGAAAGGCGATACAGTTGTCGTTCGAGAGATCGAAGATCGTGGTGTCCAGAAACTGCAGGACCGTCACCCGCATCTGAGGGTACGTCTTCTTGCTGAGGCGCGCCACCTGGCGCATCCAGACCTGATTGTCGAGCTCCTTCCTGGCGACGCCTTTGGCGACGCTGAGGAGCTTTTGCGTGACAAACCGCTCGAGTTCCCCGAACGGCTGCTTTTCAAAAATCACGCGAATCTCGCCGTTCTTGTCGGTGTTGCATTTGCGAAGGATCAGCTCGCGCACGTCGCGCAGCAAGGGGGCCGGCTGGTCTCCCAATCGTTTCTTGAGGTGCTCTCGCCTCTGCAAGTCGGCGAGTTTGGCCAGCTGCCCGTCCGGCAATTTCAATACTCGACTGATCTTGTCGTACATGTCGGTGCGGTTCGGCGCCGGAGGAAGCTTCTTGTTCGCCATGAGCTGCGAGATGTACGAGTCGGTCACGTTGGCGGCGTGCGCGAGATCTTTCTGCCCCAGTCTCAGTTCTTTCAATCGATTCTTGATAAAAAGCGCAATGGTCACGGGTCATCTCCCTGGTAGTTTTACGAGTTAAATAATAAGAGTTAACTGTATAGACTCTTGTGGAGCTGTGCAATGGAGTAGTTGACTAAAGTTACTTAAAGAGCCTAGAGTGTTCAAGCAATCTTCAAGCAATCTTCAAGCAATGAGGATTCGGTCAGCATCAAAGGCTTGTCCCGGTAACCTCCTGCCAGTGTGGTTCAGTCAGCGAGTCTTGCTTGTTCCGTCGTCCAACTGGCGGCGGAGTCTTGGATAAGAAGGAGAGGGTCTATGACCACGCACGCGACAGTCTCCATCCACATCGAGACGACGGACGCCTTGTCACGGTTGTATCTATTCCTGGCGCAAGCCATGGACCGTGCCCTGGATGAAAAGGCCCGGGGCCGCGCCGATGAGTCTGAGTTGGACGCGAATTTTGCCGGAGCCAGGAGCATAGCATTGGAGTTGCTCTCGGTGAATCGGGTGGTCAGAGATAAGGTCGAGGCAGAGTGCAATCGTATCCGGTCGTTGATTGAGGCTTGTCTCAAGGGGGGCGCGTCCCAGATGGCCCTGGTGGAGGCGTTGAAAACGGAGCGGGGGATTGTGAAGCAGAAAACCATGGTGCTGAGCGACCTGCTCGCGGTCTTTCGAGCAGCCTGAAAGGATTATCCGGATGACATCACCATCAATGGCCGGTTCGAAAGCACGATGGCGGGCCACACGCGTGACGGGAGAAATTATGAAGAACACATCGCAAACGTTTGTCCTGACCATGAATTCCCCATCCCGGAAGGGGATGCGGATCTGGACGGGGAAGAATATCCATGCGCTGCGCCATTGCTCAGTGAAGCAGATGGGGCAGGCGCTGATCGAATTGCAGCACCACATGAATCAGCTGCAGGCGGCGACGCCGGGGCCCGGTCGGTCGGACTTCCTGAATCGTTCCCGCTAGCGGGGGCTGGATCGCGTTTCATCCGCACCGGAAGGTGACGGTGTCGCAGAGTGTGTGTCTCCGGTACTCGGCGGCCTTACGGCGCTGAGCCTGTGATGAACCGGCGAGGCAGGCAGAGAGCGTTCGGATAGGGAGCAAGTGAGAGGCAAGGTACCCGATTTCGGGAGGTAGGTATATGGCAGCCAAGCGAACAGCGCCGTTTGATTTCCAGAAAGTTCTAGAAACGGTCAGCAACGGGAAGACGATGCTGACCTTTCCAAAGAAGAAGATGATCTTTTCCCAAGGAGATGCGGCAGACGCCGTCTTCTATATCCAGTCGGGAAAGGTGAAGTTGACCGTCGTCTCACAGCAAGGCAAGGAAGCCGTCATTGCGATTCTTGAGCGAGGGGAATTTTTCGGTGAATCCTGCCTCGCCGGGCAGAACGTTCGTCCGGCGACAGTGACCACGGTAGAAGATTCCAGTATTGTGCGCATCGACAAAGACGTCATGATCCGTCTGTTGCATGATGAGCCCACATTTGCTGAGTTCTTTATGTCGGTGCTGCTGGTGCACAATATTCGTATTCAAGAGGACTTAGTCGATCAGCTCTTCAATTCCAGCGAGAAGCGCCTGGCCCGGGTATTGTTGCTGCTGGCGCATTTCGGGAAAGAGAGCAAGCCGGAGACGGTGATTCCCAAGATCAGTCAGGAAACGCTGGCCGAGATGATCGGAACGACGCGCTCCCGTGTCAGTTTCTTTATGAATAAGTTCCGCAAGCTGGGCTTTGTCGAATACAACGGCGAACTCCACGTGCATAGCTCGCTCCTCAGCGTTGTGCTCCACGACTAAATGTCCGTTCGGCCGGGCTCGGGTGGTCATGGATGCGACATCCAGGAAGTTCCACGTCAAGCCGTCTCCTGCACGCGCGAAACATTGGGGCGAACAAGGTTGTGTCTGTGTGCCGATGGGATCGGAGTCTAGTTCTGAGCAATATTGATCAGAATTTGAGTTCTTGGTGGGAGAAAATCAAACGATTGGGCAAATGGGGCGTCAGAAGGGGCACTTATAGCGATGGCCGCAGCGAAAACGGATTCAGCAAAGTCGAAACCATCCAGCGTGGCGCGAACGGCTCCTATTCAAGTCGCACGGTTTGATCCCAAGACCTTCCTTGCCAAGGTGGGCAACGGAACGACCATGCTGAGGTCCACAAAGAAGCATGTGCTCTTTTCCCAAGGGGATGCGGCGAATGCGGTATTCTATGTCCAGACAGGCAGAGTCAAGCTCACCGTAGTTTCACCGCAGGGCAAGGAAGCCGTCGTCGGAATTCTGGAGCCCGGGGCCTTTTTCGGTGAAGGCTGTCTCGCCGGACAGGTGGTGTGCATGGCAACCGCCACCGCACTGGAAGTATCCACGATTGCGCGTATCGACAGGGTCGCCATGATTCGCGTGCTCAACGACGAGCCCGCTTTTTCCGCCCTGTTCGTGGCGTATCTGTTGTCCCACAGCATTCGCATCCAAGCGGATCTGGTCGATCACCTCTTTAATTCTGCCGAGAAGCGGCTGGCGCGTATTCTCCTGCTGATGGCCCACTTCGGCAAGGAAGGGCAGCCCGTCCCGGTGATTCCCCAGATCAGCCAAGAAATGCTGGCCGACATGATCGGCACCACGCGTTCCAGAGTCAGCTTTTTTCTGAACCGGTTCAAGAAACTGGGCTTCATCAAGTATAACGGTGGGCTGGAAGTGCATAGCTCGCTACTGAATATCGTGCTTCACGACTGACCGCGCCGCCGCTGTTCTTGTGGTGGTCCGTCTCGCGGTTCCTGACTTCTTAGCGTTTCCCTTCGTGGATTTGGGCTCGTCCATAGGCAGGACTCCGCGTTGCAGGGCCGCATGGATGAGGTCCCGGTGGGAGTGCAGCCGCATCTTCCGCAGCAAGCCGGCACGATGGGATTCGGCGGCGCGGGAACCGATCTTCAGTCGAATGCCGATATCGCGGTTGGTCGCTCCCTCCACGACGAGCTGCAGGATCTGTCGCTCGCGGGCGGTCAGTGTATCAGGGAGGCTCGGCGAACCTGTCTGAGCCTTTTCCAGCAGGGTGCCTTTTGCCGTATATGAACCACGGAACGAATCGGAAAGCCTTGGACTCAGGTAACGCCGACCGGCAACCACTTCGTGTACGGCCTGGAGGAGCTCGTTGCCGCAGGATTCTTTGGCCACATAAGCCGCAGCACCGTTGTGCAAGGCTTCCAACACATAGGCTTCATCGCCGCACATGGAAAGAATGATGACACGGGTATCCAATTTGAGGCGCAGGACTTTTCGTGTGGTGTCGAGCCCGTTCAGTCGAGGCATCATCAGGTCGACGATCAACACCTGGGGTTTCTTCCGCTTGACGAGTTCGATTGCCTCGAGCCCGTCAGCCGCTTCGCCCACA
Coding sequences within:
- a CDS encoding Crp/Fnr family transcriptional regulator, with amino-acid sequence MAAAKTDSAKSKPSSVARTAPIQVARFDPKTFLAKVGNGTTMLRSTKKHVLFSQGDAANAVFYVQTGRVKLTVVSPQGKEAVVGILEPGAFFGEGCLAGQVVCMATATALEVSTIARIDRVAMIRVLNDEPAFSALFVAYLLSHSIRIQADLVDHLFNSAEKRLARILLLMAHFGKEGQPVPVIPQISQEMLADMIGTTRSRVSFFLNRFKKLGFIKYNGGLEVHSSLLNIVLHD
- a CDS encoding Crp/Fnr family transcriptional regulator, coding for MAAKRTAPFDFQKVLETVSNGKTMLTFPKKKMIFSQGDAADAVFYIQSGKVKLTVVSQQGKEAVIAILERGEFFGESCLAGQNVRPATVTTVEDSSIVRIDKDVMIRLLHDEPTFAEFFMSVLLVHNIRIQEDLVDQLFNSSEKRLARVLLLLAHFGKESKPETVIPKISQETLAEMIGTTRSRVSFFMNKFRKLGFVEYNGELHVHSSLLSVVLHD
- a CDS encoding response regulator transcription factor, which encodes MTTIVLADDHVVVRQGLRALLESDPRCVIVGEAADGLEAIELVKRKKPQVLIVDLMMPRLNGLDTTRKVLRLKLDTRVIILSMCGDEAYVLEALHNGAAAYVAKESCGNELLQAVHEVVAGRRYLSPRLSDSFRGSYTAKGTLLEKAQTGSPSLPDTLTARERQILQLVVEGATNRDIGIRLKIGSRAAESHRAGLLRKMRLHSHRDLIHAALQRGVLPMDEPKSTKGNAKKSGTARRTTTRTAAARSVVKHDIQ